Genomic segment of Paraburkholderia agricolaris:
GCAAGCCGCGCGCCAACGGCCGGTCAAAACGGACCCGGAACCCGCTCTGCGTGCCTCCCCCAGCCGTTTGTACGGCTGGTTCATCCTTGCCGCAGCGCCGCATTGGAAGTAGGCTTGGGACCTTTCTCCTCTACCAGCCAGGAAACTGCAATGATCGTGTTCGTCACCGGAGCGTCCGCGGGATTCGGCGCCGCTATCGCCCGAGCTTTCGTCAAGGGCGGCCACCGCGTCGTCGCCACCGCGCGCCGTAAAGACCGCCTGCAGGCACTCGCCGACGAACTCGGCGACGCCCTTCTGCCGTACGAGCTCGACGTGCGCGATCGCGCCGCCGTCGAGGCGGTGCCGGCCTCCCTGCCGGCCGACTTCGCGGCGCTCGACGTGCTCGTCAATAACGCCGGCCTCGCACTCGGCATCGAACCGGCGCAAAAGGCGAGCCTCGACGAATGGAACACCATGATCGAGACCAACTGCACGGGCCTCGTGCAGATCACGCACGCGCTCCTGCCCGGCATGGTGGAGCGCAACCGTGGCCACATTTTGAATCTGGGTTCGGCGGCGGGAAGCTGGCCGTACGCGGGTGGCAACGTCTATGGCGCCACCAAGGCATTCGTGCACCAGTTCAGCCTGAATCTGCGGGCCGATCTGGCCGGCACGGCATTACGCGTGACCAACATCGAGCCGGGCCTGTGCGGCGGCACCGAGTTTTCGAACGTGCGTTTTCGTGGAAACGACGAAAAAGCAGCCAAAATGTACGAAAACGTACAACCGCTGACGCCCGAGGACATCGCCGACTCGATCTATTGGGTCGCCACCCGGCCTGCACACGTCAACGTCAACACGATCGAGCTGATGCCGGTGGCCCAATCGTTCTCCGCTTTGTCGGTACAGCGCGGCTGAAATCCCGGCTGAGGCCCGCCGGGCGGGGCGCACATCTTGATACAGACCTCGGGGTGTGCGTTCCGGTAAAATGCGCCGCATGAATATGTCGACCAGCCAGCCCGGCACGGAAATCGGCTTCACGTGGCCAATCCGCGTGTACTACGAAGATACCGACGCCGGCGGCATCGTGTTTTACGCGAACTACCTGAAATTTTTTGAGCGGGCGCGCACCGAATGGCTGCGCGCGTGCGGCGTCGACCAGAACCGGCTTGCCGACGAAGCGAACGCGATCTTCATCGTCCGCAGTACTGCAATCGACTATCGGGCACCGGCCCGGCTCGACGATGTCGTCAAGGTGGTAAGCCGAATCGAGCGTCTCGGCCGCGCCTCCGTCGATTTTGCGCAGGAAGCGTGGCGCGACGATACGCTGCTTGCCAGTGGCGCGATCCGGGTCGGCTGCGTCGAGCGTATTGCGCTGCGGCCGACCGCGATTCCTGCACCGGTTCTCGCTGCTTTGCGGCGCGGGCCAAGCGTGAACGGTGGCGGTATGTCAACGGACAACGACTGAACCCCGTTGTTACGGGGCCAGTGAACTCATATCGATCAAGCAACACAAAGCATGGTTCGGCTTGCAATATCGCCGATGCTTCCGTTTTGCTCACGGCAAGCTTCGAGTGACCTTGCAGCCGGACGCCCCCTTCCGGGACGTTAAAACGAACCTTTATGAACACTACACAAGATCTGTCGATCGTTTCTCTCGTACTTAATGCGAGCCTTCTGGCACAGGCCGTCATGGCCCTGCTGCTTCTGCTGTCGCTGCTGTCGTGGACTTTCATCTTCCGCAAGTGGTTTGCGATCCGCCGGGCCCGCGCGCAAACTGAACGCTTCGAACGCGACTTCTGGTCGGGCGGCGACCTGCAGGCGCTCTATCAGAGCGCAGCGAACAACCGCCACACGATCGGCGCGCTGGAACGGATTTTCGAATCCGGCATGCGCGAATTCCTGAAGGGCAAGGAAAAGCGCCTGAACGATTCAGGAGCGATTCTCGACGGCGCGCGCCGCGCCATGCGCGCCGCGTTCCAACGCGAAATGGACGTGCTCGAGGCAAATCTGGCGTTTCTCGCGTCGGTTGGCTCGGTCAGCCCGTATATCGGTCTGTTCGGTACGGTGTGGGGGATCATGAATGCATTCCGCGGCCTCGCCAACGTGCAGCAGGCTACGCTTGCGAACGTGGCTCCTGGCATCGCCGAAGCGCTGACTGCCACCGCAATCGGCCTGTTCGCCGCGATTCCGGCCGTGGTCGCCTACAACCGCTACGCGCACGACATCGACCGTCTGGCGATCCGCTTCGAGACCTTCATCGAAGAATTCTCGAACATCCTGCAGCGTCAGGCACAGTAAGGAGTCCACGATGGCAGGCTCTTCCTCAAGCATGCGCGGCTCGCGTCAGCGCCGCGCCATGGCCGACATCAATGTCGTGCCATACATCGACGTGATGCTCGTGTTGCTCGTGATCTTCATGGTGACCGCGCCGCTCGTCGCCCCGTCGATCGTCAATCTGCCGACCGTCGGCGGCGCCGCGCCCCAGCAGCAAACGCCGCCCGTGATCGTGAACATTCGCGCGGACGGCAATATGAGCGTCAAATACAAGGACGACGCCGGCGCACAGCAGCAGGAAGACATGAGCAAGGCCGATCTGCACGGCTTTATCGCCGATCGCGCGCAATCGCACCCCGACCAGCCGGTCGTGATCGCCGCCGACAAGACCGTGAAGTACGAAGTCGTGATGAATGTGATGTCCGATCTGAAGGCTCAGGGCGTCAAGCGCGTTGGATTGCTCGTCAAATCGCAATGATCCGCAAGAATTCCGAATACCCGCTCCAGCCACCGCGTGAACGCGGCACCGGGCGAGCCTTTGCGTTCGCGCTGGTGATGCATGCGCTGCTCGGATTCTTCCTGTACCACGGCATTCAGTGGCAAAACAGCACGCCGGCCGGCGCGGAAGCCGAGTTGTGGACCGAGGTGCCCGACACGGCCATCCCTCGCCCGCCTCCTCCGCCGCCCGTGCCGGTAGCCCCCGCCCCGCCACTGCCGGACGAACAGGCCGACATCGCGCTGCAGGAAAAGAAACGCCAGCAGCAGGAAGCGGCCCGTCAGGCGCAACTGGCCGAGCAGCAGCGCCTGCAGAAGCTGCAAGCCCAGCAGGAAGCCGAGGCGAAGCGCCAGCAGCAACTGGCGGCCGATCAGGCCGCGCAGCTCGCCGCGCAAAAAGCAGCGGCAGCCAAACAGAAACAGTTGCAACAACAGCAACAGCAGCAGGCCGATAAACTGAAGCAGCAGCAATTGGCCGACCAGCAAAAGCAGCAGCAGGCCGAGCAGCAGAAACAGGCCGAAGCGGAAGCGCAGAAGAAGGCTGATGCGCAGAAAGCGGCGAAGGCCAAGGCGCAAGCCGATGCTGCGGCGCAAGCGAAGAAGCTGGACACGGAACGTCGTGCGCGGCTTGCCCAGATGCAAGGTTTGGCGGGCGGCGAAGGCTCGTCCGGCAATGGGCTGGCCAAGAGCGGCACGGGTAGCGGCTCGGGTGGCACCGCGACTTCGCCGGGTTATGCGGATAAGGTGCGCCGTGTGGTGCGTCCGAACATCTCGTGGGGCGGTGAAACGGAAGGTCTGGAGACCGTCATTTCCGTGCGCTGCTCGCCGACAGGCACGTTGCTGGACGCGCAGATCTCGCGCAGCAGCGGCAATGCGGCATGGGACGACGCGGCACTCCGGGCCGTCCAGCGTTCTAATCCGATGCCTCAGGATATCGACGGGAAAACGCCGACCAGCTTCAAGATTACGTTGCGCCCGGCAGGTTGATAGCAGCAATTTGCAGTCAGTTGACCGCAGAGTCCGCGCCCCGCCCGGCGCGGCGTGCCCGGGAACGAATTAGTTGTTTTCGGGTCTCTCTGCTGTCATGAAGTGTTAGTAAAACCGTTTTTGGGGAAACCATTCAGCATGAGTTTGATGACCAAGCTAGGCCTGCGGACACTTGTAGCGTCGTGCCTGATCGCCGTCGGCGGCGCCGCCAATGCCCAGCTCAACGTCCTCGTGACGGGCGTCGGGTCCACCCAGTTTCCGATCGCAACGGCGAATTTCGCCAATGAAGCGAACTCGCCGCAGCAGGTCAGCACGATCGTGCGTCAGGATCTGCAACGCAGCGGGAAATTCACGAATATCGACGCGGGCAGCACGCCGGTTGCGGAAACCGATTCCGTCGACCTCGGCAGCTGGAAAGCCAAGGGCGCCAATGCGTTCGTCTCGGGCAGCGTGAACCGTTTGCCGAATGGCCAGTATGAAGTGCGTTTTAAACTGTACGACACCGTGAAGGGCGAAAGCCTTGGCGGCCTCGTGCTGGTGAGCCCGGAAAGCGGCTTGCGCATGAGCGCGCACAAAGTCGCGGACTATATCTACGCGAAGCTGATGGGTAGCCGCGGCGTGTTCGCCACGCGCTTGTCGTATGTCATCAAGACCGGCGGCCGTTATCAGTTGCAGATTTCCGATTCGGACGGCCAGGACGCGCACATCGCGTTGTCGAGCCCCGAGCCGATCATCTCGCCCGCATGGTCGCCTGACGGCACCAAGGTCGCTTACGTTTCGTTCGAAAAGAAGAAGCCCATTGTCTACATCCACGATCTGCCTACGGGCCGTCGCGTGATCGTATCGGACCAGAAGGGTAACAACAGTGCGCCGGCGTGGTCGCCGGATGGCCGCACGCTGGCCGTCGCGCTCTCGCGCACCGGCAACACGCAGATTTTCGCCGTCAATGCGGACGGCAGCGGCTTGCGGCGCCTAACGCAAGGCAGCTCGATCGACACTGAACCGTGCTTCTCTCCTGACGGCCAGTCGATCTACTTCACCAGCGACCGTGGCGGTCAGCCGCAGATCTACAAGATGTCGGCTCAGGGCGAGAGCGCCGGCGCCGCACAACGGGTAACGTTCACGGGCAACTACAACACCAGCCCGCGCGTGAGCCCGGACGGCAAGCAGCTCGCCTATATCTCGCGCGTCGGCGGCGGGTTCAAGCTCTATCTCCAGGACCTGCAAGGCAATACGGCCACGGGCCTGACGGACACCACACATGACGAATCGCCGAGCTTTGCGGCGAACGGTCAGTACATTCTTTACGCCACACAGGTGAACGGCCGTGGCGTGTTGGCCGCAGTATCGACCGACGGTCGCACTCGGCAGGTCCTGTCCGTTCAGGGTGGCAGCGTACGCGAGCCATCCTGGGGCCCGTTTATGCAGTAACGTTGATGCAATAACACAAGGAGAGTAACAAAATGATGTCTAAACTTCGTTTCGCATTTGCCGTATTGATGGTCGGTGCGCTGGCCGCATGTCACTCGGGCGTCAAGCTCGACGAAAACGCTAACAAGGGTGGCGCAGTTTCGACGCAACCGAATCCGACCGATGTCGCTCAGGTCAACGTCGATCCGCTGAACGATCCGAACAGCCCGCTCGCCAAGCGCAGCATCTACTTCGACTTCGACAGCTACTCGGTCAAGGACGACTACCAATCGCTGCTGCAACAACACGCGCAATACCTGAAGAGCCATCCGCAACGTCACGTCCTGATCCAGGGCAACACCGACGAACGCGGCACCAGCGAATACAACCTGGCACTCGGCCAGAAGCGTGCTGAAGCTGTGCGCCGTTCGCTGTCGCTGATGGGCGTCGCAGACTCGCAAATGGAAGCCGTGAGCCTCGGCAAGGAAAAGCCGCAAGCAACCGGTCATGACGAATCGTCGTGGGCACAAAACCGCCGCGCCGACCTCGTGTACCAACAGTAAGTAACGGGTGATGAGCCGAATGACGCATCGTTTCTCCTGGCTGCGGTTTGCCGCAGCGGCCTGCGTCGCGGGCACGGCCTTTGTGGCTGTGCCCGCGCATGCGGGCATCTTCGACGACGATCAGGCCCGTCAGGCCATTCTCGATCTGCGTTCGAAGACCGATAGCCTGTCGAGCCAACTGTCGGCCGCACAGCGCACGATTCTCGATCAGTCCAACCGTCTCGATCAGCTGAATCAGCAAGTCGCGACGTTGCGTGGGCAGAACGAGGATATGGGCAACCAGCTCGCCACGCTGCAAAAACAGCAGAAGGACTACTACACCGATCTGGACACGCGGCTGAAGAAATTCGAGCCGCAGCAACAGACGGTGGACGGCGTCCAGGGCGAGGTGCAGCCGGGTGAAACCGATTCGTTCAATGCGGCTTCACAGCAGTTCCGCAACGGCGACTTCAAGAATGCGGCGGCGTCGTTCCGCAGCTTCATCTCCAAGTATCCGAATAGCCCCTACCAGCCGACCGCGCAGTACTGGCTCGGCAACGCGCTGTATGCGCTGCGTGACTACAAGGGCTCGACGGCGACCTGGCAAGGTGTGGTGAAGAACTACCCGCAGCATCCGCGTGCGCCGGAAGCGCTGCTCGCGATTGCGAACAATCAGCTTGAGCAAGGTCAGAAGGCTGCGGCCAAAAAGACGCTTGAGCAGATCGTCGCGCAGTACAGCGGCTCGGACGTCGCGCAGTCGGCTCAGAGCAAGCTGTCGCAGATCAAGTAGTCGCGCAAGGTTGGTGCAGTTGATGTAACGCGCAGTGGCTGCGCCGTCTCCAAATTAACGGCCACGCGCGCCTCTCGCCGGAAAGCCCGGGGTAGCAATACCCCGGGCTTTTCACTATCTGAAGTGCGGATAGCCCAACTAACCACCATGGGTTGACAGCCCACGGGGGCTATCGCTATAATCTCGCTTCTCTTTTGGGTCGTTAGCTCAGCTGGTAGAGCAGCGGACTTTTAATCCGTTGGTCACAGGTTCGAATCCCGTACGGCCTACCAAAAGATTCAAGGGCTTAGCTTCGGCTAAGCCCTTTTTCTTGCTCCGCAAAATCACACTTGCTCCGCAAAAAAGAACGTTTCGCGCTCTCTCAAACGTTTCTGCTCCAGACGAAATCCACCTCGACGCGGTCGTACGGAAACACAACGCACCCGTGCGAATCCTCGTCAACAATGCCACGCTCCACGAGCAACTTGAAATCGGCACAGACTTCTTTCAGCGAACGACCAACCAGCTCCTGAACGTCTACGACCAGCATTGCACCCCGGCCGGCCAGCATAGTCAAAATCTCCCAGCGGTCAGGCGTCAACGTCTCCAACAAAGCCGCCGCCGATTCAAAACTTATAAATTCGCCCTGGGTATTACCCTTCAGCGCGGACACGAACCGCGAGTCAAACGCTTCACGCGGTTCCACAACGATTTTCACAGTACGCATCTAACCTCCCCAAGAAACCTCGCCAAAGCCGATCGTCCAGCCGGAAGACTTACCTAGTCGGACCCACCTTATCGCCCTTCCGCTCACGCACATAGTGCTCCGTCATCTTCAACGACTTGTGCCCTAACTGAAGCTGAGCCGCCCGAATATCGCCGGACAATTCAGTCTTATCGGTACCCGCCTTCGCGCGGAGATCCCGAAACTGAAACAAATCCTTCTGCACCCGCGCAGCGAGCCGCGCACGATCAAACCGAAACCGAAGGGCGTCACGCATCAGACGCTCGCCCCCTTCGTTGACCACAAGCGCCTCACACTTCGCGTTGCATGCCGCTTTGCGTGCACGGATCCGCTCGATCACTGCCGCCAGCTCACCAGACAAGGTAATGCGCAACTTCTTGCCACGCTTGCCTTGCACCACCCAAAGCTCATCGCCTCGAATATCGCTTTCCATAAACTTCAATGTGTCCGCCGGCCTTTGCCCAGTCAGATACGCCAAATCCATCGCGTCGCGCGTCGGCTCGTCAGCCACCTGCCACACCCTCCGAAACACGTCATCCTCGACGTAGACCGTCCTACCAACTTCCCTGTTCCGGCGCACGCCTACACACGGATTGACGGCGTCAGTTATCCCATGCTCGCGCGCAAAGTTAAAGATATGCGAGAACAACGCGACCTCACGATTTGCTCGAACGTGCCCCGGTTGAACAGGTACGACACGCTTGCGCTCTACATACCACTGCCGAGCCAGTTCACTTCGCCACGACAGGTACTGCTTCACGTGTACGGGCTTAATATCTGCAAGCAACGCTGGCGGATCGTCAAAAAACTTAAAGAGATTCTCAAGCTCCAACAAGTTGTCTCGCTGTGTGCGCCGTGACTTCAACGGCAAGACTTCGCGCACATACCGCTCAGCGGCATACCGGAACGTTACCAACTGCGCATGCCGATTCTGGCTTTGCGCTTCCAACTCTGACCACTTCCGCACCGCCTCTACGAAGTCCGCACCCAGCGGGATTTCACGACGAGGCGTCCCGCCGACATCAAAGTAATAATAGACAGCCCCGCTTCGCTGCACCCGCGCACGCATGCCCGGCGGCAAACTTAGGTTCTTCCACGGCCGACGCCCCATATCAACCCGCCAACACTCGCGGTTGCCACGACGAGCGTACAGGACGCTCCCTGACGGCCTCACCTTTACCCTCTATTGCAGCACGCGCGACCACAGGCCTGCCTAGCGCATTAACAAAGAACGCTATCCCCATCCGACGCAACGCATCAATTTGCTTTGCCTTCACCTTTCTCCCCGTAAGTTGTACTAATTCTTGTGTCGAAAGAAACATATCGGACATCGTCAATTTTCCCGTGTAGATAGCCAGAAACACCCAAGCTCCTGATTCCAGTACGACTGACAGCGGTCAAGCGACGAGCCGACCCTCAGCGCGGCATTGAATACCGTCTTGATGGCCTCGGCCGGGTTATCGCAAAGCAGATGTGCGATCGGATGCTGTTCAGGAATCGCTATGCCGCGACTGGTCCAATAGCGCTTCTCATTAAGCGCATGCTCGCCGAAATCTTTGGTGATGTATTTCCCCAGATATGCCGCCAGCTTATGGCGCAACCCCTTCTCCCTGAATGGGTTCCGTACATCCACATTTCCGTTGTCCACCCCAACCACGCTATGCCATATGGCACGAAGAACGCGATAGTTTTGACGCCCCTTCACAGCAATGTGCAGATGCCACGCTCCGCGTTTTTGGCGCTCCGGAACTGCCACATACTCAAATCCCTGAATCTTCGCAACGCGTCGCCTAAATGCATCGAAGTGCTTTTTCAGCCTTGTTTTGTCCGTCATGTTCTCTCGGTACGTTGTGGTAATCATCCTATCCGCACCGATCGCCTTGCATCGAAGTCGCACCTGTTGCTTTGCGCGTTTCGCCGCGTCCATCAGATTCTGTTCAGTGTTCTCCGACTCGCCGCGCCTAGCTTTCGGCATCGAGCTCATCCGTTGAGCCCCGACATACCGATCAAACCGCGTCGCCGATACCTCAACCTGGCCGTCACCGAAATTGCGACCGCGAATCACCCATTCACGGCGAAACGCCGAGAAATTGCCTATACTGTCGTCGTGCATTGCAACTAGTCCTTGTAATGCTGTTGTACGAGCCTCGAACCGTTGCAGCGGTCGGGGCTTTTTTCTTTTCTAAATTCGGCGTTGTGCCACTGTTCTCGTAGGCCGTGCTGTATCTCCGTACGTTAAGTGTCCCTGATATAAATCTAGGCGCGCTTCGCGCGCCCGGCTGATCGCGCTACCGCTGCGATCTGCCGGCCGCGCACCGCACAACTCCACACCCTCACAATCCATCAACACCTCGGCAGCCAACTCCGCGCGCGAACAGCTACCGCGCTATTGTCGTCATGGCTTGCGCCGTCCTGCGGCCGACACAACCCATGACGCGAGCGTTTCGCGGTCTAGCTGGCATCAAGGCCAAGCCCTACGGGTCGCTATCGCGAGCCTTGACCCCAGCGCACGGGCTATCCACCAGATCAAAGCTCCGAAGCTTCCACACGCTGCACCTGCAACACTAGAAGCACCTCCGTGCGACTTTTAGACGACCCGCGACCATCGAGAAACTTCGGCAACCAGCCTGGACTACTGACGGAAGATGAATCGCTGTCCTGCACCAATCCGCCCAACACGATTACCTCACCATCCTGCATGCTCACGGTCGTCTGCATCTGCCGGGTGTTCTTGGTCGGCGAATTGTTGACGCCGGTCGTTGTCGGAACGAAGCTCGACATCTGCTCCTGCAACTGCACCTGAATCGCATCGGCCATCACGGTCGGCTGCACATCGAAGATCAAACCTGCGTCCTGATACTGGACCGACTGAACCGGTGTGCCACTCACACCCTGATAGCTGATACTGCCCAAGGTCGGCACCTGAGACCCCACGTTAAGGCGCACTTTCTCGCCCGACACCACACGCACATGCGGATCGCTCACCTGCTTGAAGCGCGTGTCAGCATTCAGCGCGGAAATGGCAACGTCGAGAAAGTTGCTAGTGAACCTCAACGCCGTCCCATCCTGATCAGTCTGCCCGTTCGACGCCGACAGCTTCCCGCCGATCCCTCTCAACACCGTCGCCGCGATAGAAAACGCTGAGTTCTTATCCGATGTACTAGTCACTTCATAGACCCACCCACGCACGACCACTTCACCAGGCGCCCGATCCAGCTCTTGCAACAACTTCCGCAGATCATGAATCTCGGACAGTTGACCGGAAAACACCAACTCGTCTGCGGCAGACACTCCAGACTGCGACCGCACCGCCTCCATAGGAGCCGCCACACTCGCACCCGACGCCCCGACAGGGGCCAGCGCAGATTCAGGCACAGACATCCCCGCAGCCGGCATCGAGCCCGCATTCATGCGACCAGAGAAAAGCGGCTGCACGACCTTCGCCAGATAGTCGGCCGTGCGATATCGCGGCCGGTACACGAACGTCTCCCTCTCCGGCTGCTTGACCTCATCGGCAGGTTTCTTCGTCACGAAGTCCACTCCGTCTCGCGTCTCGACCCTGAACCCCTGCGAATCAAGAAACACCTTCACGAACGCGTGCAGATCGCCCGCCTTTCCGTCGTACTGAAAAGACACGAGCCGCGTATCCTGCAACACGTCCGAGCTGATCACGTGCGGCACATGCATCGCATCACCGTAGAGCAAATCGACAAGCTGCCCCACATTCACGAACCGCAGGTCGAACGCCCCGCCCTTAATGCGAGGTAACGGCACAAGCGGCACCGACGGCAGCGGCGCAGCCATCGCAGGCACCGCCAGCGACGACACCGGCAACGTCGGCAACGGCGGAATTGACTCCGCAGCGGCCGCCGAGGCAGACAGACACACCCCACACAGGACCCCGATAGCTTGTTTCACTTGTGCCCCCCAACGGCGTTGTCACTGCTTGCCGTAGCACCCGACCAGACCGCAACACGCTCGCCGTCCACGATCCCCGTCACACCCAAGGTCTCGCCTCTAAAATCGTCACTAGACTCGCGACGAAAATGCCCCTGCGTGTCGGTCAGCAGCACGTAACCCCGCCCATCAATCGCGTACCGCCCGGCAACACGCCACACATTCGAAACCGCGCCGTTCACGCCACCACCAACCGGGCCGGCACTTGCTTTCGCCGCACCCGACGCAGCAGGACCAGAAGCAGCGCCCGGAACCTTCGCCGCGTCGATACCAAACCCCGTATTGACACCATGGAGCCCCTTCCACGTAAGCACCATCGCTACCACAGCGGCGATCGGCAACACGAAAAGGGCTTTCGGGATAACGGCTTTCGGTTTCGTGTGCATCTCCGCGCTGGTGTACAGCTTGTAGACGCTCTTCGGATACGCCCACATGGTCTTAACCGCGTCCCGAAAACCGGAATTCGGGTTATGTGCCATATCCCACTGGTACAACATCGCCCGCGACAACCCGAACAACTTACGCACGTGAACGTGCCGCCCCACCAAGTCACGCACCGTCTTATTCATCCGATTCGGATGCTGCGTGATCACCACAAAATCAACGCCCCTATGGCGATGCACGTGCAACTGCTCGATGTCCTCAGTCGGCTTCACGCTGGACGACACAGGCGGCCAGATCCTCTGCACTTCATCAACCAAAACGATATCGTTCTGCTGACACCGGTTATGCCAATCGCGCACCCAATCGTCGTCGACAAGCTCATGATCGAGCAGCAAATCCTTCACGCCGTTAACGACAAGCCGACGCCCGGCCGCGACCTCCTTCTGAAGCCACCAGACCGTATAAAGCGTCTTGCCGCTACCCGGCACCCCGGTAATGAGATGGATCATTTGATGAAGAACTTCTTCGCACCGGCCACACCAGCCATCGCAACGCGCGCACTAATTCCGCCGCCGATGTAGCCCATACCTTGGAAAATGCCGCCCATCGCTAACATGTTCGCCATGTCCGACGACAGACCGCCGACTGACGACGTAAGCCAACCCAACGCCGTGTTAACCGCCAGATCAATCCCTCCGACCGTCAACACGCCAACCCCCAACGCAATCAACGCCTGCACAATCAGCGGCTGAACCAGTCCAAGCAGCCATGCAGCCCACGTCATCGCCCGTACCTCGCCATCATCAAATCAGCGGCATCGTTCGCCTGCTCAGCCGTGCGCACCACCGACGCGAAGATGTACCCAAAGAACAGCGCTATCACCACCGCGCACACGGTCAACACCTTCATAGCGACACCCCCATAGCAACGATCAAAGCGGCAGCCAACGCACAAATAGCCAAGATCAACGGGCGCACCTTCTGCACGAACTGACACACCGGATCCCATGACAAAGACAACGGACTACCCAGCACCGTGACGACCTGTGGCGCCGGGCACACGCCATCCGGTGCGCCCACGGCCCACGGCGACATCGACACGTTCGCCGAGCTAGTCGGAAT
This window contains:
- a CDS encoding DUF2523 family protein → MTWAAWLLGLVQPLIVQALIALGVGVLTVGGIDLAVNTALGWLTSSVGGLSSDMANMLAMGGIFQGMGYIGGGISARVAMAGVAGAKKFFIK
- a CDS encoding zonular occludens toxin domain-containing protein, with the protein product MIHLITGVPGSGKTLYTVWWLQKEVAAGRRLVVNGVKDLLLDHELVDDDWVRDWHNRCQQNDIVLVDEVQRIWPPVSSSVKPTEDIEQLHVHRHRGVDFVVITQHPNRMNKTVRDLVGRHVHVRKLFGLSRAMLYQWDMAHNPNSGFRDAVKTMWAYPKSVYKLYTSAEMHTKPKAVIPKALFVLPIAAVVAMVLTWKGLHGVNTGFGIDAAKVPGAASGPAASGAAKASAGPVGGGVNGAVSNVWRVAGRYAIDGRGYVLLTDTQGHFRRESSDDFRGETLGVTGIVDGERVAVWSGATASSDNAVGGHK
- a CDS encoding type II secretion system protein GspD translates to MKQAIGVLCGVCLSASAAAAESIPPLPTLPVSSLAVPAMAAPLPSVPLVPLPRIKGGAFDLRFVNVGQLVDLLYGDAMHVPHVISSDVLQDTRLVSFQYDGKAGDLHAFVKVFLDSQGFRVETRDGVDFVTKKPADEVKQPERETFVYRPRYRTADYLAKVVQPLFSGRMNAGSMPAAGMSVPESALAPVGASGASVAAPMEAVRSQSGVSAADELVFSGQLSEIHDLRKLLQELDRAPGEVVVRGWVYEVTSTSDKNSAFSIAATVLRGIGGKLSASNGQTDQDGTALRFTSNFLDVAISALNADTRFKQVSDPHVRVVSGEKVRLNVGSQVPTLGSISYQGVSGTPVQSVQYQDAGLIFDVQPTVMADAIQVQLQEQMSSFVPTTTGVNNSPTKNTRQMQTTVSMQDGEVIVLGGLVQDSDSSSVSSPGWLPKFLDGRGSSKSRTEVLLVLQVQRVEASEL
- a CDS encoding rolling circle replication-associated protein; translated protein: MHDDSIGNFSAFRREWVIRGRNFGDGQVEVSATRFDRYVGAQRMSSMPKARRGESENTEQNLMDAAKRAKQQVRLRCKAIGADRMITTTYRENMTDKTRLKKHFDAFRRRVAKIQGFEYVAVPERQKRGAWHLHIAVKGRQNYRVLRAIWHSVVGVDNGNVDVRNPFREKGLRHKLAAYLGKYITKDFGEHALNEKRYWTSRGIAIPEQHPIAHLLCDNPAEAIKTVFNAALRVGSSLDRCQSYWNQELGCFWLSTREN